A single genomic interval of Tautonia marina harbors:
- a CDS encoding DUF6599 family protein translates to MIRLLATLPFVFPVFVTAQEFAGSGGYDPARITPEMKAVTETIAQALEGLTPEGFSQKSLVERYTEVNLYDKINGRSELFHAYDVTGMTFVTFARADDPAQFIDVFLYDMTTPLGAFGIASVERPPGSESIAIGDGGHRSKADLFFRKGQYYASILTSGADEEVQKAASVLAETLAKRLNSEAAELWGLAVLPEEHRVEETVQYVMVDALGLDFLSNVFLAEYNDGETEFTAFVARSNSADDAAAVLAQYKAYLDEFGDMPESAQIEGVSVLVADVGGGFFDGVCQVGDVIAGVTAINDRDATLKAMTFLLERLTTPN, encoded by the coding sequence ATGATCCGATTGCTGGCCACGCTGCCGTTTGTCTTCCCCGTCTTCGTCACCGCCCAGGAGTTCGCCGGCTCCGGCGGGTACGACCCCGCCAGGATCACGCCGGAAATGAAGGCGGTGACCGAAACCATCGCCCAGGCGCTCGAGGGCCTCACGCCCGAAGGCTTCTCGCAAAAAAGCCTCGTCGAACGCTACACCGAGGTCAACCTGTACGACAAGATCAACGGCCGGTCCGAGCTGTTCCACGCCTACGACGTTACCGGCATGACCTTCGTCACCTTCGCCAGGGCGGACGACCCGGCTCAGTTCATCGACGTCTTCCTCTACGACATGACCACCCCCCTCGGCGCCTTCGGCATTGCTTCGGTCGAGCGCCCGCCCGGCAGCGAGTCCATCGCCATCGGCGACGGCGGCCACCGCAGCAAGGCTGATCTGTTCTTCCGGAAGGGCCAGTACTATGCGTCGATCCTGACATCCGGTGCCGACGAGGAGGTCCAGAAGGCCGCGTCGGTCCTGGCCGAGACGCTGGCGAAGCGCCTGAACAGCGAAGCGGCGGAACTCTGGGGGCTCGCCGTGCTCCCGGAGGAGCATCGGGTCGAAGAGACGGTCCAGTACGTCATGGTCGACGCCCTGGGCCTCGACTTTTTGTCCAATGTGTTCCTCGCCGAATACAACGACGGCGAGACCGAGTTCACCGCCTTCGTCGCACGGAGCAACTCCGCGGACGACGCCGCGGCCGTCCTGGCCCAGTACAAGGCCTACCTCGACGAATTCGGCGACATGCCCGAATCGGCCCAGATCGAAGGGGTGTCGGTCCTGGTTGCCGATGTGGGCGGCGGCTTTTTCGACGGCGTCTGCCAGGTTGGGGACGTCATCGCCGGCGTCACGGCGATCAACGACCGCGATGCGACCCTCAAGGCCATGACCTTCCTGCTCGAAAGACTAACCACCCCGAACTGA
- a CDS encoding alpha/beta hydrolase family protein: MRRYFPGLLLVMTLPAAADERFTGPWPMDELKRAPASSVSEPDPATGLREVFYENVPLDGKPARVFAYYAVPRTGEGPFPAMVLVHGGGGKAFPEWARLWADRGYAAIAMDLSGRGPDGERLPDGGPDQSDEEKFRDFEPEEVGRMWSYHAVAAAVRAHSFLAARPEVDRDRIGVTGISWGGYLTCIVAGIDDRVKVAVPVYGCGFLDENSAWIPRFEEMGEARTRRWCDLFDPSRYLPGVSCPILFVNGTNDFAYPLDSYRKSYRLVEGPVDLCITVGMLHGHPQGWAPEEIGLFVESILEGGTPPPRLTAPEIDGGSGRISARVASNRSYGKAKLHYTTDSGAWQERSWSTIDAEIGDSRVEAELPRERPIVAFFTVEDDRGAVASSPHVTAGK; encoded by the coding sequence ATGCGACGATACTTCCCCGGCCTCCTGCTCGTGATGACCCTGCCGGCCGCAGCCGACGAGCGGTTCACCGGCCCCTGGCCCATGGATGAACTGAAGCGGGCGCCCGCCTCCAGCGTGTCGGAGCCCGACCCCGCGACCGGCCTGCGAGAGGTCTTCTACGAGAATGTCCCCCTCGACGGGAAGCCGGCACGGGTTTTTGCCTACTACGCCGTCCCCCGGACCGGCGAGGGGCCGTTCCCGGCCATGGTGCTCGTGCACGGAGGCGGCGGAAAGGCGTTCCCCGAGTGGGCGAGGCTCTGGGCGGATCGCGGCTACGCGGCGATCGCCATGGATTTGTCCGGCCGCGGGCCGGATGGGGAGCGGCTCCCCGACGGCGGCCCCGACCAGTCCGACGAGGAGAAGTTCCGCGATTTCGAGCCGGAGGAGGTCGGTCGGATGTGGTCCTACCACGCGGTCGCGGCGGCGGTCCGGGCCCACTCCTTCCTGGCCGCGCGCCCCGAGGTCGACAGGGACCGGATCGGGGTGACCGGGATCAGCTGGGGCGGCTACCTCACCTGCATCGTCGCGGGGATCGACGACCGGGTGAAGGTCGCCGTGCCGGTCTATGGATGCGGCTTCCTCGACGAGAACAGCGCCTGGATCCCGCGGTTCGAGGAGATGGGCGAGGCCAGGACGAGGCGCTGGTGCGATCTGTTCGACCCCTCGCGTTACCTGCCGGGCGTCAGCTGCCCGATCCTCTTCGTCAACGGCACGAACGACTTCGCCTACCCGCTGGACAGCTACCGGAAGTCCTACCGGCTCGTGGAGGGCCCGGTGGACCTGTGCATTACTGTCGGGATGCTGCACGGGCATCCGCAGGGGTGGGCCCCGGAGGAGATCGGCCTGTTTGTCGAAAGCATCCTGGAGGGCGGCACGCCGCCCCCTCGCCTGACCGCCCCCGAGATCGACGGCGGCAGCGGCCGCATCTCCGCTCGCGTCGCATCGAACCGCTCCTACGGGAAGGCGAAGCTCCATTACACCACCGACTCGGGCGCGTGGCAGGAGCGGAGCTGGTCGACGATCGACGCCGAGATCGGGGACTCCCGGGTCGAGGCCGAGCTGCCCAGAGAACGACCGATCGTGGCCTTCTTCACCGTCGAGGACGATCGCGGGGCCGTAGCGAGCAGCCCGCACGTGACGGCCGGGAAGTGA
- a CDS encoding aldo/keto reductase has product MTAPHEMNRRAFMKSTAAATATAAVATTTQAKDSQDDGLIHRNERDGMPYRKLGRTNFLCSRLVFGGGAALVGGRGVRLLEVAFDAGVNFYDLGSDVFYKGSERAFAPFLARHRGEIWVTSKAPLRPVDGHEPGKPLTAAQGKFLADYWSGLLDASLADLGTDYVDAYYLMQVNDPAVIRCEELHEAFLKAKQAGKVGHWGVSTHNQAQHVLEAMIETDWYDLAMIAITPAGWYDYHTFRLMEGTPAMVDLQPILQRAREAGIGLVGMKAARYLGGKEQENAFDGHYSEKVLQSGLSPWQRAYAYVLAHGVDVVNSDMQNLALIKENIVAVQRSAELFATA; this is encoded by the coding sequence ATGACAGCGCCGCACGAGATGAACCGCCGGGCATTCATGAAGTCCACCGCCGCCGCCACCGCCACGGCGGCCGTCGCGACGACGACGCAGGCCAAGGACTCGCAGGATGACGGGCTGATTCACCGCAACGAGCGGGACGGCATGCCGTACCGCAAGCTCGGCCGGACGAATTTCCTGTGCAGCCGCCTCGTCTTCGGCGGCGGCGCGGCATTGGTGGGCGGCAGGGGTGTGCGGTTGCTCGAGGTCGCGTTCGACGCGGGCGTGAACTTTTACGATCTCGGATCGGACGTCTTCTACAAAGGGAGCGAGCGGGCCTTCGCCCCCTTCCTCGCGAGGCATCGCGGTGAGATCTGGGTCACGTCCAAGGCACCGTTGCGTCCCGTCGACGGACACGAGCCGGGCAAGCCGTTGACCGCCGCGCAAGGGAAGTTCCTGGCCGATTACTGGTCGGGGCTGCTCGATGCGAGCCTCGCCGATCTCGGTACCGACTACGTGGACGCCTACTACCTGATGCAGGTCAACGACCCTGCGGTCATCCGTTGCGAAGAGCTGCACGAGGCCTTCCTGAAGGCAAAGCAGGCCGGGAAGGTCGGCCATTGGGGCGTGAGTACCCACAATCAGGCGCAGCACGTGCTCGAGGCGATGATCGAGACGGACTGGTACGACCTCGCCATGATCGCCATCACCCCCGCCGGGTGGTACGACTACCACACGTTCCGTCTCATGGAGGGGACACCGGCGATGGTCGATCTCCAGCCCATCCTCCAGCGTGCCCGCGAAGCCGGCATCGGCCTCGTGGGAATGAAGGCGGCCCGCTACCTGGGAGGCAAGGAACAGGAGAACGCCTTCGACGGACATTACAGCGAGAAGGTCCTGCAATCGGGGCTTTCGCCCTGGCAACGGGCTTACGCCTACGTCCTGGCCCACGGCGTCGACGTCGTCAATAGCGACATGCAGAACCTGGCCCTGATCAAGGAGAACATCGTGGCCGTTCAGCGCTCGGCGGAACTCTTCGCCACGGCCTGA
- a CDS encoding cis-3-hydroxy-L-proline dehydratase, which yields MKIRRISAYRVDLPLHEGSYKWSGGKSVSVFDSTIVAIETDQGLTGHGEVCPLGPFYLPAYANGARAGIAEFGPHLLGEDPRQIERLNRRMDAALQGHPYVKSAIDMACWDLLGQACGLPVCLLLGGRYGDDFVLYRAISQEAPEAMAQRVAGYRAEGYRRFQLKVGGDPDVDIARIRAVAAELQPGDRLVADANTGWLMHDALRVVRAVRDVDVYIEQPCRSYDECLTVRRHCDHPFVLDENVDSLELLLRAHGDRAMDVVNIKISKFGGLTRARQARDLCVSMGIAMTIEDSWGGDIITAAIAHLAHSTPTEFLFTSTDFNSYVTVSSAEGAPRRVNGRMAASEAPGLGVSPRMDVLGEPVLVVE from the coding sequence ATGAAGATCCGCCGCATCTCAGCCTACCGCGTCGATCTCCCACTCCACGAGGGGAGTTACAAGTGGTCGGGCGGGAAGTCGGTCTCCGTCTTCGACAGCACGATCGTCGCGATCGAGACCGATCAGGGCCTGACGGGCCACGGCGAGGTCTGCCCGCTTGGCCCCTTCTACCTCCCAGCCTACGCCAACGGGGCCCGCGCCGGAATCGCCGAGTTTGGCCCGCACCTGCTCGGAGAAGATCCCCGGCAGATTGAGCGGCTCAATCGCCGAATGGACGCGGCGCTCCAGGGGCACCCCTACGTCAAGTCGGCCATCGACATGGCCTGCTGGGATCTGCTCGGGCAGGCCTGCGGGCTCCCGGTGTGCCTCCTGCTGGGCGGCCGGTACGGCGACGACTTCGTGCTCTATCGCGCCATCTCCCAGGAGGCCCCCGAGGCGATGGCCCAACGGGTGGCGGGCTATCGGGCCGAGGGTTATCGCCGCTTCCAGCTGAAGGTCGGCGGCGATCCCGACGTGGACATCGCCCGGATTCGGGCCGTGGCCGCCGAGCTCCAGCCCGGCGATCGGCTGGTGGCCGACGCCAACACGGGCTGGTTGATGCACGACGCCCTCCGCGTCGTCCGCGCAGTGCGCGATGTGGACGTCTACATCGAGCAGCCCTGCCGCTCCTACGACGAGTGCCTGACCGTCCGTCGCCATTGCGACCATCCCTTCGTGCTCGACGAGAATGTCGATTCCCTCGAACTGCTCCTGCGGGCCCACGGCGATCGGGCGATGGACGTGGTAAACATCAAGATCAGCAAGTTCGGCGGCCTGACCCGCGCCCGGCAGGCCCGAGATCTCTGCGTCTCGATGGGCATCGCCATGACGATCGAGGACAGCTGGGGCGGCGACATCATCACCGCGGCGATCGCCCACCTGGCCCACAGCACACCGACGGAGTTCCTCTTCACCTCAACCGACTTCAACAGCTACGTGACCGTCAGCTCGGCCGAGGGTGCCCCCCGTCGGGTCAACGGCCGCATGGCCGCCTCGGAGGCGCCGGGCCTGGGCGTTTCGCCGAGGATGGACGTCCTCGGCGAGCCGGTCCTCGTGGTCGAGTAG
- a CDS encoding ornithine cyclodeaminase family protein gives MLLLDAADVRRALPMRQAVEAMKRAFAALSDGSAVVPHRAVLPIPRNAGVSLVMSSFLDAADRPDQALAVKVVSLFDGNRARGLARIQATVLLIDPETGRLEALLDGAALTAIRTAAASGAATDLLARPESRSLAILGAGVQARSHVEAICSVRPIETVAVYSPTPSKVEELIEEFAGRTDIEARFLAARSASEAIAGADILCTTTTSRTPVFRDDDVRPGTHINAVGSYVPEVAEVPPETVIRARVVVDSREAAWIEAGDLIQPLQAGRIEAGHVVAELGEIVLGRKPGRTGPDEVTLFKSVGVAVQDASAARLAVDNARREGLGRQLSW, from the coding sequence ATGCTCCTCCTCGACGCCGCCGACGTCCGCCGCGCCCTCCCGATGCGACAGGCCGTCGAGGCCATGAAGCGGGCCTTCGCCGCGCTGAGCGACGGCTCCGCCGTCGTCCCCCACCGGGCCGTCCTGCCCATCCCGCGGAACGCAGGCGTCAGCCTCGTCATGTCCTCGTTCCTCGACGCGGCCGATCGGCCTGACCAGGCGCTCGCGGTCAAGGTCGTCTCGCTCTTTGACGGGAATCGCGCACGAGGCCTGGCGCGGATCCAGGCCACGGTGCTGCTCATCGATCCCGAGACCGGACGGCTCGAGGCGCTCCTCGATGGTGCCGCGCTGACGGCGATCCGGACCGCCGCGGCCTCCGGTGCGGCGACCGACCTGCTCGCCCGCCCCGAATCCCGATCGCTGGCCATCCTCGGGGCGGGTGTCCAGGCACGCTCCCATGTCGAGGCCATCTGCTCGGTCCGGCCCATCGAGACGGTCGCGGTCTACAGCCCGACGCCGTCGAAGGTGGAGGAGCTGATCGAGGAGTTTGCCGGCCGGACCGACATCGAGGCCAGGTTCCTCGCAGCACGGTCCGCCTCGGAGGCGATCGCCGGGGCCGACATCCTCTGCACAACGACCACGTCCCGGACGCCCGTCTTCCGGGACGACGACGTTCGCCCGGGCACCCACATCAACGCCGTCGGCTCCTATGTCCCGGAAGTCGCCGAGGTGCCCCCCGAGACGGTCATCCGAGCCCGGGTCGTCGTCGACAGCCGCGAGGCGGCATGGATCGAGGCAGGAGACCTGATCCAACCGCTCCAAGCGGGCCGCATCGAGGCCGGTCATGTCGTCGCCGAACTCGGGGAGATCGTGCTGGGGCGGAAACCGGGACGCACGGGCCCCGATGAGGTCACCCTCTTCAAGTCGGTCGGGGTCGCCGTGCAAGACGCCTCCGCCGCCCGATTGGCCGTCGATAACGCCCGCAGGGAGGGGCTCGGTCGTCAACTCTCCTGGTAG
- a CDS encoding sialate O-acetylesterase, whose translation MKPNPQVILAGLLSLAILNGPVRAAEGPVKVFILAGQSNMQGFGQIEANPDRNGGLGSLEFLVKNPATAERVAALVDDSGRWRIRDDVRISYLERSGPLTVGYGVRRETIGPELGFGWTVGDALDDPVLIIKCAWGGKSLAVDFRPPSAGRPPYSLGEEADEAIAEDPEILGKSYREMLVLTREAIGNLEELVPGSDGRYVLSGFGWHQGWNDRINDDFNAEYESNMAHFIQDVRRDLGAPSLPFVIAETGMTGPDETHPRALSLMRAQAAVAERPEFRGNVSFVGTRSFWRPEEQSPSRQGYHWNSNAETYFLIGEAMGEAMLTLVEPGGGPVREGEMSGYLIVPTERVPESFGGGFSMYVAAWPLLRTYPGNRFQSGLFGTWMFARLDEPPPEKLYSDIEGGLGWWRDTRFATETPKFIMGGVAPNFIEWANGPGAGKGRDWDRPAGKYGVAQLSPRLLWPPDGLNLKQGTRGELFGYGYLPLPLTTARATTDGKDVPTGDRSWTLFLNTKTFKGPVAFFTPYFWSHSTVDQPQFAGMLLDSRPSDPNRHLQMETQYIPAFLSDGSDGETYARIAPTRFPRRTDGESLLVHRIMSYSEGALWDSVKAWFEGGPPASGVIDPQDAVVHPFTGRGGATWRIYPEGTPREDRMPVAWDAFATPTVLDAQTFGYRWDARTVAGADPESEALVTLPEYFRLENDGGDRNSRWVPVPAEDVPEGTGLKQLRFDGDHDAAPSEPYVTPDDEVSSWKNPGPVAGPFQVKLGDGSVLTYSWYRFADQPALLNAGLSDAEREAIQVRIEHLHRHWTIDHDYLPPPTVGTLAELDPALIVTPPEGLEVGYVPIVTRQESSTQGP comes from the coding sequence ATGAAACCGAATCCGCAGGTCATCCTGGCGGGGCTCCTCTCCCTGGCGATCTTGAACGGGCCGGTCCGGGCGGCGGAAGGGCCGGTCAAGGTCTTCATCCTCGCCGGGCAGTCCAATATGCAGGGCTTCGGGCAGATCGAGGCCAATCCGGATCGCAATGGCGGCCTGGGATCGCTCGAGTTCCTGGTGAAGAACCCGGCCACGGCGGAGCGGGTCGCGGCGCTTGTGGATGACTCCGGGCGGTGGCGTATCCGCGATGACGTGCGGATCTCCTACCTCGAGCGGAGCGGTCCCCTGACGGTCGGCTACGGGGTCCGACGAGAGACGATCGGCCCGGAGCTGGGTTTCGGCTGGACGGTGGGGGATGCGCTGGACGATCCGGTCCTGATCATCAAATGCGCCTGGGGCGGCAAGAGCCTCGCGGTCGACTTCCGGCCGCCCAGCGCGGGCAGGCCGCCGTATTCGCTCGGCGAGGAGGCCGATGAGGCCATCGCGGAAGACCCGGAGATTCTCGGCAAGTCCTACCGCGAGATGCTGGTCCTTACCAGGGAGGCGATCGGGAACCTCGAGGAGCTTGTACCCGGCAGTGACGGCCGCTACGTGCTCTCGGGCTTCGGCTGGCATCAGGGGTGGAACGATCGCATCAACGACGACTTCAACGCCGAGTATGAGAGCAACATGGCGCACTTCATCCAAGACGTCCGCAGGGACCTGGGTGCGCCGTCGTTGCCGTTCGTCATCGCCGAGACCGGGATGACAGGCCCGGACGAGACACATCCGCGGGCGCTGTCACTGATGCGGGCGCAGGCCGCCGTGGCCGAGCGTCCCGAGTTCCGGGGAAACGTCTCGTTCGTCGGCACGCGGTCGTTCTGGCGCCCGGAGGAACAATCGCCCAGCCGCCAGGGCTACCACTGGAATTCGAACGCCGAGACCTATTTCCTGATCGGCGAGGCGATGGGCGAGGCGATGCTGACGCTCGTCGAGCCGGGCGGCGGCCCGGTGCGGGAGGGTGAGATGTCGGGATACCTGATCGTCCCGACGGAACGGGTCCCCGAGTCGTTCGGAGGCGGCTTCTCAATGTACGTCGCCGCCTGGCCCCTGCTGCGGACCTACCCGGGGAATCGCTTCCAGTCGGGGCTGTTCGGCACGTGGATGTTCGCCCGGCTCGACGAGCCACCCCCGGAGAAGCTTTACTCCGACATCGAGGGCGGGCTGGGGTGGTGGCGCGATACCCGATTCGCCACGGAGACCCCGAAGTTCATCATGGGCGGCGTGGCCCCGAACTTTATTGAGTGGGCCAACGGTCCCGGCGCCGGCAAGGGGCGAGACTGGGACCGGCCGGCGGGGAAGTATGGCGTCGCCCAGCTGAGCCCCCGGCTGCTCTGGCCGCCCGACGGCCTGAATCTCAAACAGGGCACCCGCGGCGAACTCTTCGGATACGGCTATCTGCCCCTGCCGCTGACGACGGCCAGGGCCACGACCGACGGCAAGGACGTCCCGACCGGCGACCGTTCGTGGACGCTCTTCCTGAACACGAAGACCTTCAAAGGGCCGGTGGCCTTCTTCACCCCGTACTTCTGGTCGCACTCGACCGTCGATCAGCCACAATTCGCCGGGATGCTGCTCGACAGCCGCCCGTCCGATCCCAATCGGCACCTGCAGATGGAGACCCAGTACATCCCGGCATTCCTCTCCGACGGCAGCGACGGCGAGACGTACGCCCGCATCGCGCCGACCCGCTTTCCCCGGAGGACCGACGGCGAATCGTTGCTCGTGCATCGCATCATGTCTTACTCGGAGGGAGCGCTCTGGGACTCGGTGAAAGCGTGGTTCGAGGGCGGTCCCCCGGCCAGCGGCGTCATCGACCCTCAAGACGCCGTCGTGCATCCGTTCACAGGACGTGGCGGGGCGACTTGGCGAATCTACCCTGAGGGGACTCCGAGGGAAGATCGGATGCCCGTCGCGTGGGATGCGTTCGCAACCCCAACGGTGCTCGACGCGCAGACGTTCGGTTATCGATGGGACGCGAGGACCGTCGCCGGGGCCGACCCCGAGTCTGAGGCCCTGGTGACGCTCCCCGAGTATTTCCGCCTGGAGAATGACGGGGGCGACCGGAACTCGCGGTGGGTGCCGGTCCCTGCTGAAGACGTTCCGGAGGGGACGGGGTTGAAGCAGTTGCGATTCGACGGCGACCACGACGCGGCACCATCGGAGCCTTATGTCACTCCGGACGACGAGGTAAGCAGTTGGAAGAACCCCGGCCCCGTTGCGGGGCCGTTCCAGGTGAAACTCGGCGACGGCAGCGTCTTGACCTACTCCTGGTATCGCTTCGCCGACCAACCGGCACTGCTCAACGCGGGTCTGTCGGACGCGGAACGCGAGGCGATCCAGGTGCGCATTGAGCACTTGCATCGGCACTGGACGATCGATCACGACTACCTGCCGCCCCCCACGGTCGGGACACTGGCGGAACTCGATCCGGCCCTGATCGTGACGCCCCCCGAAGGGCTGGAAGTCGGCTACGTCCCGATCGTGACGCGACAAGAGTCGAGCACGCAGGGCCCATGA
- a CDS encoding SMP-30/gluconolactonase/LRE family protein — MRLPVRGSLALILLTASPAHPADGILAPGAEPQLLQERGAGEGPAWHPKLGLLTSGDGSIYRRALDGTLSVYREGAGSNGLAFDREGRLVICEASGRRVTRLEADGTLTVLADRFDGHRFNQPNDLVLDSRGRIYFSDPCYGDRRGMEMVDSQGREVEGVYRIDPDGRIKRVITHEADRPNGLAISPDGKSLFVADNNNDTIGGARKLWRFALRDDGGIEPASRTLVYDWGATRGPDGMKFDVAGRLFVAAGLNRQNPPFETQEEPTAGIYVFSPDGELLELIPIPRDECTNCAFGGEDLKTLFVTAGGTLWSVRLNEPGRTIWNAR; from the coding sequence ATGCGTCTACCAGTTCGCGGCAGTCTCGCCCTCATCCTGCTCACCGCTTCGCCGGCCCATCCGGCCGACGGCATCCTGGCCCCGGGGGCCGAGCCCCAACTCCTGCAGGAGCGGGGCGCAGGAGAAGGCCCGGCATGGCACCCGAAGCTCGGACTGCTCACCAGCGGCGACGGCAGCATCTATCGCCGCGCCCTCGACGGCACGCTCTCGGTCTACCGGGAGGGAGCCGGGTCGAACGGCCTGGCGTTCGACCGCGAGGGGCGTTTGGTGATCTGCGAGGCCTCAGGCCGCCGCGTAACCCGACTGGAGGCCGACGGGACCCTGACCGTCCTCGCCGACCGGTTCGACGGACATCGCTTCAATCAGCCCAACGACCTGGTCCTCGACTCCCGGGGGCGGATCTACTTCTCCGACCCCTGCTACGGCGACCGCCGCGGCATGGAGATGGTGGACTCCCAGGGCCGCGAGGTCGAAGGGGTCTACCGAATCGACCCGGACGGCAGGATCAAGCGCGTCATCACGCACGAGGCGGACCGGCCGAACGGCCTGGCGATCTCCCCGGACGGCAAGTCGCTCTTCGTCGCCGACAACAACAACGACACGATCGGCGGCGCCCGGAAGCTCTGGCGGTTCGCCCTCCGGGACGACGGCGGGATCGAGCCCGCCAGCCGGACGCTCGTTTACGACTGGGGCGCGACGCGCGGGCCGGACGGGATGAAGTTCGACGTCGCCGGGCGCCTGTTCGTCGCCGCCGGGCTGAACCGTCAGAACCCGCCGTTCGAGACGCAGGAGGAGCCCACGGCCGGCATCTACGTCTTCTCCCCGGACGGCGAGTTGCTTGAATTGATCCCGATCCCTCGGGACGAATGCACCAACTGCGCCTTCGGCGGCGAGGACTTAAAGACGCTCTTCGTGACCGCGGGCGGCACGCTGTGGTCGGTTCGGCTGAACGAGCCCGGGCGCACGATCTGGAATGCCAGGTGA